The DNA segment TAATGCAGAAGAAGACTCTTATATAATACAGGACAGGAACAGAAGCGACAGAGACAGAATATTACCTAAACCTACCGATGTAGAAACTTTGATCGAAGCGATAGGGCAAAACGTCTGATCTGTCATTTTTTGCAGTATGGCTGATTTTAAAAAAAAGTCTTTGATATTTGCGGACTCTGATAACGGCGGAATAATTCATATCGCAAATATCAAAGGCGGTGTTGGAAAGTCTACAGTTGCCACAAATCTGGCTGCTGCCTTATCCCGGCAGGGCCCCACACTGATAATAGATCTTGATGTACAGGGAAGCGCAACTGTAGCTCTGGGCCAGGAGATAGATCCGGCAGGAGGAAATTCCTGGGATCTTTTTCGAAACAGGTTCAGCCTGCCAAATGAAAGTAATTCACTGCTGAAAAACATCAGTTCCAGGATTCAGAAGATCGCACCCGGAATCCCTGCTCTGAAATCACCTGGAAAGACTCTCAGTTCCTTCATTGCCAAAGTACATCCAGGACTTGACCTGATAGCCGCCGGACCTGATCTTTTCAAATCTCCTTCACACTTTCAATTAGAGAATCTCACTTATAATCTCAAAGTACTGCGTGATAGTTATAAGTACATAGTACTCGATACTCCATCGGTCTGGAATCCCCTTACAAAACATCTTTATCTTCACAGTGACCTGAACCTGATTCCAGTAACTCTCAATGCGCTTTCAACCAGAAGTCTCAGGGATTATCTCTCCAGTGTTATGGCTTTGGCAAGACATAATCCTGCCCTTCGGGTGAGAATAATTAAAAACGAGGTGTTCGGGAGACAGAGTTTAAAAATAAAAGGCAAGACACGCACTATCAGTGAAAATCGTAAATTTCTGGATTATCTCTGTGAACAGGTTTCTTTTCAGAGCAGTGCCGGAGTTTCACTGCTGCCCCAGAATCTGATTTTCGATCTTGAGATACCGGAATCGGCAATAGTCAGGGATGCCCAGGATGAGGGAGTCCCACTTAACCAGTTTCATCAGTATAGCACCATCACAAAGTCTTTTGAAGAACTGGTGAAGAGGGTACAATATGTGTTAAACACTCCTCTTAGCAGGAAAAACCGTTTTGAATCCGGTAAATCAGCACTGATTCCCGGAGCACTTGCAGCGGCTGTACTTATAGCAATTTTCAGCCTTAATCAGCCAATCTCTGAATTGAATGCTCCACGTCCTCTTGCGCCTCAGCAATTTGCAGCTCCTGAAGGCGGAGTTTTCAACCATTCATTCAAGGATGGGGAATCGATTTACAAGCTTGCAAAGTACGCAATCTGTCGTTTCAGGGCCATGGTACCAAGTTTTGCTGATGTGAATCAGTACATAATGGAGACTGTTGCAATTCACAATCTCACACGCCAGGAAAATGAACCAAGGATTGACAATATCCACGCCATTGACAGAGATGTCACAATTACTTTCTATCCTCCTGAAAAGATAAAGAACCCACAGGAAAAGCAGCTTGTTCCGGTTTACAAGTATTTCATGGATCTGATCGAAGACAAATACGTGTATGTAACCGGAGACTGGTGTGAAAGGGGAACCGGCGGGGGACAACCCCATTACGGAATGGACATTGCAGGAAAGAGCGGATCTGTGGTCTACAGTCCCATTGACGGGGAAGCGGTGGTCAAAACCAATGCTACTGCGGGAAGAACCATCGGTGTGGTTGCTGACGGAACAGTGATATTTTTCTCACATCTCGATAAGAGGTTCCTCAAGACGGGCGATAAAGTCAGAAAAGGACAGGCACTGGGTACTATCGGTATGACAGGAAGGACAAGTGGTCCCCATGTGCATATCGGCTATGGAATCCGTTCACAGACAAACAACGATGTGTCTTTTGGGAAATACAACTACCGGCTTACCGACCCCAAACTGTTTTTTTATCGTCAGATGTACCTGAACCGGATGTCCGGCAGGGACAGTTAATCTTACCCTTTTCTTTCCAGCAATTCACGGGCATGGCGGAGAGAAATTTCTGTGCTGCCGCCCAGCATCCTGGCAACTTCTTCCACTTTTTCATTGCCGCTGAGCTTGACTACGCGGGTAACGGTCCTGTTGTCCACGGTTTCTTTGTGTACCCTGAAGTGATGATCTGCAAGGGATGCGATCTGATGAAGATGTGAGATGCAGAGTACCTGATGTGATTTGCTCAGGGAGTAAAGAGATTTACCTACTTCTCCTGCAAGAACACCGCCTATGCCGGTGTCAATTTCATCGAAGATAAGCACTGGAATATGATCATTTTCAGCAAGGACAGTTTTGATCGCAAGCATCAATCTGGATATTTCGCCGCCGGAGGCAGTCTGTGACAGAGGCAACATCGATTCTCCGGGATTTGTCCGAACCAGAAAACGCACGGATTCCAGACCCTGAGAAGAGGGAGATTCGAGTTCATTGAAAGATGTATTCCACTGCCCGCCCTTGAATCCGAGCTTTTCCATCAACGCAGTAATCTTTTTGTCAAATTCAACAGCAGCTTTCTTTCTCGCCTTCCGGAGTTTCTCTCCAGTACTTAGACATTTCTGCAGAGATGCCGAGACTTTTTTCTGGAGCTCGTTTCTGTCTGATTCCAGATTCTCCAGGGAGAGCAGGTCTTTCTCAATGGATTTCTGACGTTCGATGAGCTTATCAAGAGTGCAGGAATACTTTTTCTTCAGGCGCTGTATTTTTGCCAGACGGGAGTTTATAAAGTCGATTCGTGCCGGGTCTGCACCGTTTTCTGCTTCCTGAAGATAGGAACTGCAGAAGGTTTCCAGTTCTGTAAAGATCGTAAGTGTGTTAGCAGTATCA comes from the Fibrobacter sp. genome and includes:
- a CDS encoding AAA family ATPase, translating into MADFKKKSLIFADSDNGGIIHIANIKGGVGKSTVATNLAAALSRQGPTLIIDLDVQGSATVALGQEIDPAGGNSWDLFRNRFSLPNESNSLLKNISSRIQKIAPGIPALKSPGKTLSSFIAKVHPGLDLIAAGPDLFKSPSHFQLENLTYNLKVLRDSYKYIVLDTPSVWNPLTKHLYLHSDLNLIPVTLNALSTRSLRDYLSSVMALARHNPALRVRIIKNEVFGRQSLKIKGKTRTISENRKFLDYLCEQVSFQSSAGVSLLPQNLIFDLEIPESAIVRDAQDEGVPLNQFHQYSTITKSFEELVKRVQYVLNTPLSRKNRFESGKSALIPGALAAAVLIAIFSLNQPISELNAPRPLAPQQFAAPEGGVFNHSFKDGESIYKLAKYAICRFRAMVPSFADVNQYIMETVAIHNLTRQENEPRIDNIHAIDRDVTITFYPPEKIKNPQEKQLVPVYKYFMDLIEDKYVYVTGDWCERGTGGGQPHYGMDIAGKSGSVVYSPIDGEAVVKTNATAGRTIGVVADGTVIFFSHLDKRFLKTGDKVRKGQALGTIGMTGRTSGPHVHIGYGIRSQTNNDVSFGKYNYRLTDPKLFFYRQMYLNRMSGRDS